The following coding sequences lie in one Halogeometricum rufum genomic window:
- a CDS encoding APC family permease gives MVDDSAGGDLGLTGAVSMALGGMIGGGIYAVLGVVVNISGATAWVAFVLAGLVALCAGYSYIKLNQLSNPEGASPTYLEWFADSSTLAGMAGWTLLFGYVGSMAMYAYAFGSYSVDMLGVEQVFGLPLRVLLSLAIVGLFVGLNLVGVEESGWVEVVLVVLKIAVLVGFVGFGLWFGSSNGGIDTGIDSLGFEPIMAAAMSFVAFQGWQLLMYSQSTIKDHSDTNPTAIYLSIPTAVLIYIGVAIVTTSIVGVDLVSQHPEVALATAASEFGGGTGHFIIALSALFSTASAINATLFTSAQFSDRLIANDLLPDRLDTSSPDEFEEGEELPKRIILLLGVLTAAFTVVGSLEGITSFASLTFIVVFGAMSFLALQQRDHEDVSAIPPAVGLVGTVLFLPMMVWHLFTSQRAVFYTVAAISVVVVVLELVYFETSLFSGGDGESAVSGD, from the coding sequence ATGGTCGATGATTCTGCAGGCGGCGACCTCGGATTGACCGGTGCGGTGTCGATGGCTCTCGGAGGGATGATCGGCGGCGGCATCTACGCGGTTCTCGGCGTCGTCGTCAACATCTCCGGGGCGACGGCGTGGGTAGCGTTCGTCCTCGCCGGTCTCGTCGCCCTCTGTGCGGGCTACTCGTACATCAAGCTGAACCAACTGAGCAACCCCGAAGGCGCGTCGCCGACGTATCTGGAGTGGTTCGCGGACAGTTCGACGCTCGCCGGGATGGCGGGGTGGACGCTGCTGTTCGGCTACGTCGGGTCGATGGCGATGTACGCCTACGCGTTCGGAAGCTACTCCGTCGACATGCTCGGCGTCGAGCAGGTGTTCGGCCTCCCGCTTCGCGTACTCCTCTCTCTGGCTATCGTGGGCCTGTTCGTCGGGCTCAACCTCGTCGGCGTCGAGGAGTCCGGCTGGGTCGAAGTCGTCCTCGTCGTCCTCAAGATAGCGGTCCTCGTCGGCTTCGTCGGCTTCGGACTCTGGTTCGGGTCGTCGAACGGCGGCATCGACACCGGCATCGATTCGCTCGGCTTCGAACCCATCATGGCCGCCGCGATGTCGTTCGTGGCGTTCCAGGGCTGGCAGTTGCTGATGTACTCCCAGAGCACCATTAAGGACCACAGCGACACCAACCCGACGGCCATCTACCTCTCCATCCCGACGGCCGTCCTCATCTACATCGGCGTCGCCATCGTCACGACGAGCATCGTCGGCGTCGACCTCGTCTCCCAGCACCCCGAGGTGGCGCTGGCGACGGCCGCCTCGGAGTTCGGCGGCGGGACGGGGCACTTCATCATCGCGCTGTCGGCGCTGTTCTCGACGGCCAGCGCCATCAACGCGACGCTGTTCACCAGCGCGCAGTTCTCCGACCGACTCATCGCGAACGACCTCTTGCCGGACCGACTCGACACGAGTTCCCCCGACGAGTTCGAAGAGGGCGAGGAACTCCCCAAGCGCATCATCCTCCTCCTCGGCGTGCTGACCGCCGCGTTCACCGTCGTCGGCAGTCTGGAGGGCATCACGTCGTTCGCGTCGCTGACGTTCATCGTCGTCTTCGGCGCGATGAGCTTCCTCGCACTGCAACAGCGTGACCACGAGGACGTGTCGGCGATTCCGCCCGCCGTCGGGCTGGTCGGCACGGTCCTGTTCCTCCCGATGATGGTGTGGCACCTGTTCACCTCTCAGCGCGCCGTCTTCTACACCGTCGCCGCCATCAGCGTGGTCGTCGTCGTGCTCGAACTGGTCTACTTCGAGACGAGTCTGTTCTCGGGCGGCGACGGCGAGTCGGCCGTGAGCGGAGACTGA
- a CDS encoding FkbM family methyltransferase yields MDFDVPSLGRADGPSLASRLRWRLRRPFYGAYYAVTRANHERELVATRKRVGDATFRSYEPLLRHGDDVLLERLLDAVAPGDVVYDVGANTGVYSLAVAASHPDARVVAFEPDPAVRSHLAANVRVNDFANVAVRGEGVGDETGTRRFFRSTYDELGSFDEARASAWEARVRGTVEVPVVTLDGLVAAGTPPPDHLKVDVEGGAAAVLAGARAVLESARPTVYFEPHDESERRAVADALAPLGYEIRTRPDGWVCTPDG; encoded by the coding sequence ATGGACTTCGACGTCCCGTCGCTCGGCCGCGCGGACGGCCCGTCGCTCGCGTCGCGACTGCGGTGGCGTCTCCGCCGGCCGTTCTACGGCGCGTACTACGCGGTGACGCGCGCGAACCACGAGCGCGAACTGGTCGCCACGCGAAAGCGCGTCGGCGACGCGACGTTCCGGAGCTACGAACCCCTCCTCCGGCACGGCGACGACGTGCTGCTCGAACGCCTCCTCGACGCGGTGGCCCCCGGCGACGTGGTGTACGACGTGGGCGCGAACACCGGCGTGTACTCGCTTGCCGTCGCCGCGAGCCACCCCGACGCGCGCGTCGTCGCCTTCGAACCGGACCCGGCGGTTCGGTCGCACCTCGCGGCGAACGTCCGCGTCAACGACTTCGCCAACGTCGCGGTGCGGGGCGAGGGGGTCGGCGACGAGACGGGGACCCGCCGGTTCTTCCGGTCGACGTACGACGAACTCGGCTCGTTCGACGAGGCGCGAGCGAGCGCGTGGGAGGCGCGCGTCCGCGGCACCGTCGAGGTGCCGGTAGTGACGCTGGACGGCCTCGTCGCCGCCGGAACCCCGCCCCCGGACCACCTGAAGGTCGACGTGGAGGGCGGCGCGGCGGCGGTCCTCGCAGGCGCGCGGGCCGTCCTCGAATCGGCGCGGCCGACCGTCTACTTCGAACCGCACGACGAGAGCGAACGCCGCGCCGTCGCCGACGCTCTCGCTCCGCTCGGATACGAGATTCGCACCCGGCCCGATGGGTGGGTCTGTACGCCCGACGGCTAG
- a CDS encoding rubrerythrin gives MSVGHRVSSDHQLARLLQIGVVLEEVVEARAYHHYQSLADEDRELDEEIEELLEHAAEESAEHRERLESVIGELDAESIPFEDIETLVEAQYGKTKPDDFDGVLYDQLCNEETAYKFYDDLIEAIEASDAQFSVDRERLVGLLSEIREEEAEGVEAVTKIMETRE, from the coding sequence ATGAGCGTCGGCCACCGCGTGTCCTCGGACCACCAACTCGCCCGCCTGCTCCAGATAGGCGTCGTCTTGGAGGAGGTGGTCGAGGCGCGGGCGTACCACCACTACCAGTCGCTCGCCGACGAGGACCGCGAACTGGACGAGGAGATCGAAGAACTCCTCGAACACGCCGCCGAGGAGTCCGCAGAGCACCGCGAACGACTCGAGTCGGTCATCGGCGAACTCGACGCCGAGAGCATCCCGTTCGAGGACATCGAGACGCTGGTCGAAGCGCAGTACGGCAAGACGAAGCCGGACGACTTCGACGGCGTCCTCTACGACCAACTCTGCAACGAAGAGACGGCGTACAAGTTCTACGACGACCTCATCGAAGCCATCGAGGCCAGCGACGCGCAGTTCAGCGTGGACCGCGAGCGTCTGGTCGGCCTCCTCTCGGAGATTCGAGAGGAGGAGGCCGAGGGCGTCGAGGCTGTGACGAAAATCATGGAGACGCGCGAATGA
- a CDS encoding metal-dependent transcriptional regulator translates to MNTADQYVKAIYLLQEMEDGPAATGALADMLDVSPASANEMIGKLEGRGLAEHEKYKGVRLTDEGIVRAREALQTYCIIERFLANVLDVEEFRAEARELEPVIDDTVAERLDTIIDRNSECPDCFDPETDACCYLELASEPEETPAD, encoded by the coding sequence ATGAACACCGCAGACCAGTACGTGAAGGCAATCTACCTCTTACAGGAGATGGAAGACGGCCCGGCAGCGACCGGCGCACTGGCGGACATGCTCGACGTGAGTCCCGCGAGTGCGAACGAGATGATCGGAAAACTCGAAGGGCGCGGGCTCGCCGAACACGAGAAGTACAAGGGCGTTCGCCTCACCGACGAGGGAATCGTCCGCGCCCGCGAGGCCCTCCAGACGTACTGTATCATCGAACGCTTCCTCGCGAACGTCCTCGACGTCGAGGAGTTCCGGGCGGAGGCGCGGGAACTCGAACCCGTCATCGACGACACCGTCGCGGAGCGACTCGACACCATCATCGACCGGAACAGCGAGTGTCCGGACTGTTTCGACCCCGAGACGGACGCCTGCTGTTACCTCGAACTGGCGAGCGAACCCGAGGAGACGCCCGCGGACTGA
- the sufD gene encoding Fe-S cluster assembly protein SufD, whose protein sequence is MSAQLPANLSEETVREISEQRDEPEWLLERRLSALAALDDADLPDVIQTPGRRWTNLEALDFEDLVDPLNQSDETERVTDEGVHVLPFTEAVEEFGDLVEANFGRTVDPESNYLTALSAALFTTGTFIYVPEGVDAEDVKVRAEMNSKSLFSHTLVVTEDSSSVTILERIDSGDSVEGARYFSNIVEVATGENSYVQYGSLQNLDEDTYHYTLKRGDAGVYGTINWIEGNIGSRLTRSDVETELNGDSSETKIVGAFFGHEDQHLDLNARVWHKAENTTADLVTRGVLDDEARSVYEGVQDVGRDAWNTSSYQRENTLMLSDESEADASPKLIIHNHDTEASHSATVGQVDKEDLFYMTSRSVPPLQARNMLVEGFFVPVLEEIAVDEFREDLQELISARLR, encoded by the coding sequence ATGAGTGCGCAGCTACCAGCGAACCTGTCCGAAGAGACGGTACGAGAGATATCCGAACAGCGCGACGAACCGGAGTGGCTCCTCGAGCGCCGTCTGAGCGCCCTCGCGGCGCTGGACGACGCGGACCTGCCCGACGTCATCCAGACGCCCGGCCGCCGTTGGACGAACCTCGAGGCGCTCGACTTCGAGGACCTCGTCGACCCGCTGAACCAGTCCGACGAGACCGAACGCGTCACCGACGAGGGCGTCCACGTCCTCCCGTTCACGGAGGCCGTCGAGGAGTTCGGCGACCTCGTCGAGGCGAACTTCGGTCGGACGGTCGACCCCGAGTCGAACTACCTGACCGCCCTCTCGGCGGCGCTGTTCACCACGGGAACGTTCATCTACGTGCCCGAGGGCGTCGACGCCGAGGACGTGAAGGTCCGCGCCGAGATGAACTCGAAGTCGCTGTTCAGCCACACGCTCGTCGTCACCGAGGACTCCTCCTCCGTGACGATTCTGGAGCGAATCGACAGCGGCGACTCGGTCGAGGGCGCGCGGTACTTCTCGAACATCGTGGAGGTCGCGACCGGCGAGAACTCGTACGTCCAGTACGGGTCGCTGCAGAACCTCGACGAGGACACGTACCACTACACGCTCAAGCGCGGTGACGCCGGCGTCTACGGCACGATCAACTGGATCGAGGGCAACATCGGCTCTCGACTCACCCGCTCTGACGTGGAGACCGAACTGAACGGCGACTCCTCGGAGACGAAGATCGTCGGCGCGTTCTTCGGCCACGAGGACCAGCACCTCGACCTCAACGCGCGTGTCTGGCACAAGGCCGAGAACACGACGGCCGACCTCGTGACGCGCGGCGTCCTCGACGACGAGGCGCGTTCCGTCTACGAGGGCGTGCAGGACGTGGGCCGCGACGCGTGGAACACCTCCTCGTACCAGCGTGAGAACACGCTGATGCTGTCGGACGAGTCCGAGGCCGACGCGTCGCCGAAGCTCATCATCCACAACCACGACACCGAGGCGTCGCACTCCGCGACGGTCGGACAGGTCGACAAGGAGGACCTGTTCTACATGACCTCTCGGTCCGTCCCGCCGCTGCAGGCGCGCAACATGCTCGTCGAGGGCTTCTTCGTTCCCGTCCTCGAGGAGATAGCGGTCGACGAGTTCCGCGAGGACCTCCAGGAACTCATCTCCGCGCGCCTTCGGTAG
- a CDS encoding diacylglycerol/lipid kinase family protein: MRQAGETLVDEPIAGAMPQTDHGRWLVLNPVSGTADHADRVRELAEERGFRVEETERAGHATELARAAAADGATLIAVAGGDGTVHEVIDGLDRADAFDRTTLVPVPVGTANIVATNLGIGSVEQAFEVVETGARRRIDVGVADGKPFAMSCIAGLIADASINTSDDSKERFGSFAFVVEGLREMADFDGLHVDLTAVSNGEERRWSGEAVCVLVGNLRRFAKEGGQADVEDGHFEVVVIEQMPTVEMVAEAIAQRVLGESTENVFHVRASQLEIRAGDDESIDFSLDGEPYATSRLSLHTRPLALRVCVGPDYDPSPFDA, encoded by the coding sequence ATGAGACAGGCTGGGGAGACGTTGGTCGACGAACCGATCGCCGGTGCGATGCCCCAGACGGACCACGGGCGGTGGCTCGTACTCAACCCCGTGAGCGGCACCGCCGACCACGCCGACCGGGTCCGCGAACTCGCCGAAGAACGGGGATTCCGGGTCGAGGAGACCGAGCGCGCGGGTCACGCCACCGAACTCGCCCGGGCCGCCGCGGCCGACGGCGCCACCCTGATAGCCGTCGCGGGTGGGGACGGAACCGTCCACGAGGTCATCGACGGCCTCGACCGGGCCGACGCGTTCGACCGGACGACGCTCGTACCCGTGCCCGTCGGGACGGCGAACATCGTGGCGACCAACCTCGGTATCGGGAGCGTCGAACAGGCGTTCGAGGTGGTCGAGACGGGGGCACGCAGGCGAATCGACGTCGGCGTCGCCGACGGCAAACCGTTCGCGATGTCCTGCATCGCCGGCCTCATCGCGGACGCGAGCATCAACACCTCGGACGACTCGAAAGAGCGGTTCGGGTCGTTCGCGTTCGTCGTCGAGGGCCTGCGGGAGATGGCCGACTTCGACGGCCTCCACGTCGACCTCACGGCCGTCTCGAACGGCGAGGAGCGCCGGTGGTCCGGCGAGGCCGTCTGCGTCCTAGTCGGGAACCTCCGGCGGTTCGCGAAGGAGGGCGGGCAGGCGGACGTCGAGGACGGCCACTTCGAGGTGGTCGTCATCGAACAGATGCCGACCGTCGAGATGGTCGCCGAGGCCATCGCCCAGCGAGTGCTCGGCGAGAGCACGGAGAACGTGTTCCACGTCCGCGCCAGTCAACTCGAGATTCGCGCCGGCGACGACGAGAGCATCGACTTCAGCCTCGACGGCGAACCCTACGCGACCAGTCGCCTCTCCCTGCACACGCGTCCGCTGGCGCTCCGCGTCTGCGTCGGGCCCGACTACGACCCGTCGCCGTTCGACGCCTGA
- a CDS encoding alpha-amylase family protein translates to MANPDWYRDAIIYSIDVKTFNDSDGDGWGDFRGLIDRLGYIEQLGVDCLWLRPFYPSPIQDNGYDVSDYYAVDPKLGTLGDVTDLVERAHERGIRVIIDTVFNHTSDQHPWFKRAREDPYSDYHDYYLWTSDVENAQKRGNIFPDYEDGVWSYDEVAEKHYFHQFYSFQPDLNVANPDVQEEIFDVLEFWLDLGVDGFRIDAAHPMTMPKGHDGTKLDDPIGLFEEMKARVHEKNEEAILLAEADDQPDELAYYFGGGDSFDLMFNFVLNSHLVYGVGVKDTWPLHRAMEVLPDVSDVGHWANFLRNHDEWNLLKLPWEAMDHGREFFGPEDGSSWIFGRGHRLRLADLYAGDHDRIALAHSLMLAMPGTSVLLAGDEIGMGANLDLPEREAVRTPMQWSNNRNGGFSTADADELVNPVTADGEFGYRSVNVADQIVDPTSLLRRIERLVDARRLCSEIGTGDIEVRDVPPKEVWVHRLTKGSTVLLTAHNTADERREVTVDFEPPAAAATRIVGPGEYSVEDGRCTFTLDACEYAWIRGDRRGQRVPLGRP, encoded by the coding sequence ATGGCGAACCCGGACTGGTACCGTGACGCGATAATCTACTCCATCGACGTGAAGACGTTCAACGACTCCGACGGCGACGGCTGGGGGGACTTCCGCGGCCTCATCGACCGACTGGGCTACATCGAGCAACTCGGCGTCGACTGCCTGTGGCTCCGCCCGTTCTACCCGAGCCCCATCCAAGACAACGGCTACGACGTCTCGGACTACTACGCCGTGGACCCGAAACTGGGGACCCTCGGCGACGTCACCGACCTGGTCGAACGGGCGCACGAACGCGGCATCCGCGTCATCATCGACACCGTGTTCAACCACACCTCCGACCAGCATCCGTGGTTCAAGCGGGCGCGCGAGGACCCCTACTCGGACTACCACGACTACTACCTCTGGACCAGCGACGTCGAGAACGCCCAGAAGCGGGGGAACATCTTCCCCGACTACGAGGACGGCGTCTGGTCGTACGACGAGGTGGCGGAGAAGCACTACTTCCACCAGTTCTACAGCTTCCAGCCCGACCTCAACGTGGCGAACCCCGACGTGCAGGAGGAGATATTCGACGTGCTGGAGTTCTGGCTCGACCTCGGGGTGGACGGTTTCCGCATCGACGCCGCGCACCCGATGACGATGCCCAAGGGCCACGACGGCACCAAACTCGACGACCCCATCGGTCTGTTCGAGGAGATGAAAGCGCGCGTGCACGAGAAGAACGAGGAGGCCATCCTCCTCGCCGAGGCGGACGACCAACCGGACGAACTGGCGTACTACTTCGGCGGCGGCGACTCCTTCGACCTGATGTTCAACTTCGTCCTCAACTCCCACCTCGTCTACGGCGTAGGCGTGAAGGACACGTGGCCGCTTCACCGCGCGATGGAGGTCCTGCCCGACGTCTCCGACGTGGGCCACTGGGCGAACTTCCTCCGCAACCACGACGAGTGGAACCTCCTGAAACTCCCGTGGGAGGCGATGGACCACGGCCGGGAGTTCTTCGGCCCCGAGGACGGCAGTTCGTGGATATTCGGCCGCGGCCACCGCCTCCGTCTGGCGGACCTCTACGCCGGCGACCACGACCGAATCGCCCTCGCCCACAGCCTCATGCTCGCGATGCCCGGCACGTCCGTCCTCCTCGCCGGCGACGAGATAGGGATGGGGGCGAACCTCGACCTGCCGGAACGCGAAGCCGTCCGGACGCCGATGCAGTGGTCGAACAACCGCAACGGCGGCTTCTCGACGGCCGACGCGGACGAACTCGTCAACCCCGTCACCGCCGACGGCGAGTTCGGATACCGGTCGGTCAACGTCGCCGACCAGATCGTCGACCCGACTTCCCTCCTGCGGCGCATTGAACGCCTCGTGGACGCTCGTCGGCTCTGTTCGGAGATCGGCACCGGCGACATCGAGGTGAGAGACGTGCCGCCGAAGGAGGTGTGGGTCCACCGCCTCACGAAGGGGAGTACGGTCCTCCTGACTGCGCACAACACCGCCGACGAACGCCGCGAGGTCACCGTCGACTTCGAACCGCCGGCCGCGGCCGCCACGCGCATCGTCGGCCCGGGCGAGTACTCGGTCGAAGACGGACGGTGCACGTTCACGCTCGACGCCTGCGAGTACGCGTGGATTCGCGGCGACAGGCGGGGCCAGCGGGTGCCGCTCGGCCGGCCCTGA
- a CDS encoding NAD-dependent epimerase/dehydratase family protein, whose translation MTDTALVVGGTRFIGRHAVDDLLDHGYDVAIFNRGNHENPFAEDDRVTHVEGDRTDDTALKAAKLSVEPDVVVDCVAYHPADVEAAVEIFADVDAYVYISSGAAYSREEIPKREGETPLCDCTPEQAESDSSESYGPRKAEGDRIVFDAAMDGVNAMSVRPCIVYGPDDYTERLDYWIDRVETSDRVVVPGDGMNVWHRAYVKDVASALRVVAERGTPGEAYNVGDRRLVTLEEMVDLIAEAADTTVEVVHAGERELAAADLSADDFVLYRDYPHVLDTNKLADLGWDSTPLDEAMAASVDDHRDSDRDGSEWDPGRDAEESVLEILDTL comes from the coding sequence ATGACCGACACCGCACTCGTCGTCGGCGGGACGCGCTTCATCGGCCGGCACGCCGTCGACGACCTGTTGGACCACGGCTACGACGTCGCCATCTTCAACCGCGGCAACCACGAGAACCCGTTCGCCGAGGACGACCGGGTCACCCACGTCGAGGGCGACCGGACGGACGACACGGCGCTGAAGGCCGCGAAACTCTCCGTCGAACCGGACGTCGTGGTCGACTGCGTGGCGTACCACCCCGCGGACGTGGAGGCGGCCGTCGAGATATTCGCCGACGTGGACGCCTACGTCTACATCTCCAGCGGTGCGGCGTACAGCCGCGAGGAGATTCCGAAGCGTGAGGGCGAGACACCGCTGTGCGACTGCACGCCCGAACAGGCCGAGTCAGACTCCTCGGAGTCCTACGGGCCGCGGAAGGCCGAGGGCGACCGCATCGTCTTCGACGCCGCGATGGACGGCGTGAACGCGATGTCGGTCCGCCCGTGCATCGTCTACGGCCCCGACGACTACACGGAGCGACTGGACTACTGGATAGACCGGGTCGAGACGTCCGACCGCGTCGTCGTCCCCGGCGACGGGATGAACGTCTGGCACCGCGCGTACGTGAAGGACGTGGCGAGTGCGCTCCGCGTCGTCGCCGAACGCGGGACGCCCGGCGAGGCGTACAACGTCGGCGACCGGCGACTCGTCACGCTGGAGGAGATGGTGGACCTGATAGCCGAGGCGGCCGACACAACCGTCGAAGTCGTCCACGCGGGCGAACGAGAACTCGCCGCCGCCGACCTCTCCGCGGACGACTTCGTCCTCTACCGGGACTACCCGCACGTCCTCGACACGAACAAACTGGCCGACCTGGGCTGGGATTCCACCCCCCTCGACGAGGCGATGGCGGCGTCGGTGGACGACCACCGCGACTCCGACCGCGACGGCTCCGAGTGGGACCCCGGCCGCGACGCCGAGGAGTCGGTGCTGGAGATTCTGGACACGCTGTAG
- a CDS encoding alanyl-tRNA editing protein yields the protein MPSEPLYFEDTARRSFEATVASVAGDRVVLDRTCFYPTGGGQPNDTGTLRDDEGREWRVTDVTKRGEILHTLDGDPPDPGTAVTGELDWDRRRAHMRYHTAQHLLSAVLLDEYDAETTGNQLYDDHAHLDCAYDRFERSDLDAVESRLNELVADARPVRWHVMDREAAEESLDTARTRIHLLPDSITEVRIVEVAGASDDDPPFDRTACAGTHVADTAEIGAVEVTGRRTQGATEERVEFVLDE from the coding sequence ATGCCGAGCGAACCCCTCTACTTCGAAGACACCGCCCGACGGTCGTTCGAGGCGACCGTCGCGTCCGTCGCCGGCGACCGGGTCGTCCTCGACCGGACCTGTTTCTACCCGACCGGCGGCGGGCAACCGAACGACACCGGCACCCTCCGCGACGACGAGGGCCGCGAGTGGCGCGTCACGGACGTGACGAAGCGAGGCGAGATTCTCCACACGCTCGACGGCGACCCGCCGGACCCGGGGACGGCCGTGACGGGCGAACTCGACTGGGACCGCCGACGCGCCCACATGCGCTACCACACCGCCCAGCACCTGCTGTCGGCCGTCCTCTTGGACGAGTACGACGCCGAGACGACGGGCAACCAACTGTACGACGACCACGCGCACCTCGACTGCGCGTACGATCGGTTCGAGCGGAGCGACCTCGATGCCGTCGAGTCGCGACTGAACGAACTCGTCGCCGACGCGCGGCCCGTTCGCTGGCACGTGATGGACCGTGAGGCGGCCGAGGAGTCGCTGGACACGGCGCGGACGCGCATCCACCTGCTGCCGGACTCCATCACCGAGGTCCGCATCGTCGAAGTCGCCGGCGCGAGCGACGACGACCCGCCGTTCGACCGCACGGCCTGCGCGGGGACGCACGTCGCCGACACGGCGGAGATAGGAGCGGTCGAGGTGACGGGCCGCCGGACGCAGGGGGCGACCGAGGAGCGCGTGGAGTTCGTCCTCGACGAGTGA
- a CDS encoding HD domain-containing protein: protein MGVEIKESPVSAEEFETMQRFVEDYLAASVENEDDGGRMRWYPWHSAEYRFNHILNVVDLASKIAEREGGDVDVVRVAALFHDIAKLEADQEVHAEEGARVAREYLTSHGDFPQSFVEQVCQVVADHSYQGSLEDVTLETRCLIEADILDKVGANGTVLMLLRMGYEARTHMDASEMVERVLERGHAATDRIESDSAESIAHQRLKRVKWFREWLEEEVPGMDHDEFGD from the coding sequence GTGGGCGTTGAAATAAAGGAATCTCCCGTGTCCGCCGAGGAGTTCGAGACGATGCAGCGATTCGTCGAGGACTACCTCGCCGCCAGCGTGGAGAACGAAGACGACGGCGGCCGCATGCGGTGGTATCCGTGGCACAGCGCGGAGTACCGGTTCAACCACATCCTCAACGTCGTCGACCTCGCCTCGAAGATAGCCGAACGCGAGGGGGGAGACGTGGACGTCGTCCGCGTCGCCGCCCTGTTCCACGACATCGCCAAACTGGAGGCCGACCAGGAGGTCCACGCCGAGGAGGGCGCGCGCGTCGCCCGCGAGTACCTCACGTCGCACGGCGACTTCCCGCAGTCGTTCGTCGAACAGGTGTGTCAGGTCGTCGCCGACCACTCCTATCAGGGGTCGCTGGAGGACGTGACGCTGGAGACGCGGTGTCTCATCGAGGCGGACATCCTCGACAAAGTCGGCGCGAACGGCACCGTCCTGATGCTCCTCCGCATGGGCTACGAGGCGCGCACCCACATGGACGCCTCCGAGATGGTCGAACGCGTCCTCGAACGCGGGCACGCCGCGACGGACCGCATCGAGAGCGACAGCGCGGAGAGCATCGCCCACCAGCGACTCAAGCGGGTCAAGTGGTTCCGCGAGTGGTTGGAGGAGGAGGTCCCCGGCATGGACCACGACGAGTTCGGGGACTGA